A region from the Gemmatimonadaceae bacterium genome encodes:
- a CDS encoding terminase large subunit, which translates to MKKESAGARAIRLINNLTHTSGVFGRQPFNLRPWQQRIIRQLFTTRKDGLRLYRTCLLMLPRKNGKTELAAALAIYFLLFDGEIGGEIYCAAADLEQASKVFDAMVAMIENDPELAAQVEIIRSQKRIVHRASGSFARAISGDAFNKHGFNASVVIYDELHVARNRDLWDVLSTSQGARLQPYMIAISTAGYDRHSILWELYAHALKVRATPSLDPTFLPILFEAPIGADWTDEKVWKQANPALGDFRSLEEMRSLAARAQQIPAQEMTFRRLYLNQWTESAERWVPLAAWDACCVVDVAQATP; encoded by the coding sequence GTGAAGAAAGAATCCGCTGGCGCGCGTGCCATTCGCCTGATCAACAACCTGACCCACACATCTGGGGTCTTCGGCCGGCAGCCGTTCAACCTCCGTCCCTGGCAACAGCGGATCATCCGCCAACTGTTCACGACCCGGAAGGACGGCCTGCGCCTCTATCGCACCTGTCTCTTGATGCTGCCGCGCAAGAACGGGAAGACCGAGCTCGCCGCGGCGCTGGCGATTTACTTCCTGCTGTTCGACGGCGAAATCGGCGGGGAGATCTACTGCGCCGCGGCCGACCTCGAGCAAGCCTCGAAGGTCTTCGACGCCATGGTCGCGATGATCGAGAACGATCCCGAGCTCGCCGCCCAGGTCGAGATCATCCGATCCCAGAAACGGATCGTGCATCGGGCCAGCGGCAGCTTCGCGCGGGCGATCTCCGGCGACGCCTTCAACAAGCACGGCTTCAATGCCTCGGTGGTGATCTACGACGAGCTCCACGTGGCGCGGAACCGGGATCTCTGGGATGTGCTGTCGACCAGCCAGGGCGCGCGGCTGCAGCCGTACATGATTGCGATTTCCACCGCGGGGTACGACCGCCATTCGATTCTGTGGGAACTCTACGCGCACGCGCTGAAGGTGCGCGCGACGCCGTCGCTCGATCCGACATTCCTACCGATTCTCTTCGAAGCGCCGATCGGCGCCGACTGGACGGATGAGAAGGTCTGGAAGCAGGCCAACCCCGCGCTCGGCGACTTCCGCAGCCTCGAGGAGATGCGCAGCCTGGCCGCGCGTGCCCAACAGATTCCCGCGCAAGAGATGACGTTCCGCCGGCTGTATCTGAACCAGTGGACGGAGAGCGCGGAACGTTGGGTGCCGCTGGCGGCCTGGGATGCGTGTTGCGTGGTGGATGTCGCACAGGCGACCCCATGA
- a CDS encoding phage major capsid protein, giving the protein MNITQLAVNLRAKQAEIKALLETQMRACEAHVAAAATATTPEVKGRLRTDEEKAAVQVLLDEGKSLKARIDSAAGDANMLDEIERLTAGMVERPAQGTGQAAARSTRSMGEQFVNDPGFRAFIKSGGHQVQQGVMFTSPAVDLQATLVDTSGGSGGPLIVPDYRPGVIMLGLRRLVVADLIAPGSTDSNAIIYMKELAETNAAAAVAEGTAKPESALSFVQATDPVTKIATWIPVTTEMLEDFSAMQSLVDARLKMFLSLAEEDQLLNGSGVAPNMRGINNRLALAAAVARGADSNMDALMKQISAIATNALIQPDGFVMNPANWLTIQLAKNANGNYMGSGPWAGPQPAQLWGLPGAITPAEPAGTSLVGAFATCAQFFRKGGVKAAMSNSHLDFFTTNKVAMLVEERGALCVYREAAFGKVTGLL; this is encoded by the coding sequence ATGAATATCACCCAGCTCGCCGTCAATCTCCGCGCCAAGCAAGCCGAGATCAAAGCGTTGCTCGAGACCCAGATGCGCGCCTGCGAGGCGCACGTCGCCGCCGCCGCCACCGCCACCACGCCCGAAGTGAAGGGCCGGCTCCGGACGGACGAGGAAAAGGCGGCCGTGCAGGTCCTCCTCGACGAAGGGAAGAGCCTCAAGGCCCGCATCGATAGCGCCGCTGGCGACGCGAACATGTTGGACGAAATCGAGCGTCTGACGGCGGGCATGGTCGAGCGCCCGGCTCAGGGGACGGGACAGGCGGCGGCGCGGTCGACTCGGTCCATGGGCGAGCAGTTTGTCAACGATCCCGGGTTTCGTGCCTTCATCAAGAGCGGCGGGCATCAGGTCCAGCAGGGCGTGATGTTCACGTCGCCGGCCGTGGATCTGCAGGCCACGCTCGTCGACACCTCGGGCGGATCCGGTGGGCCCCTGATCGTGCCGGACTATCGGCCGGGCGTCATTATGCTCGGCCTGCGGCGGCTCGTCGTGGCGGATCTCATCGCCCCCGGCTCGACCGATTCGAACGCGATCATCTACATGAAGGAGCTCGCCGAGACCAACGCGGCCGCGGCGGTCGCCGAGGGCACGGCGAAGCCCGAATCCGCGCTGTCCTTCGTGCAGGCGACTGATCCCGTCACGAAAATCGCCACGTGGATTCCGGTCACCACCGAAATGCTCGAGGACTTCTCGGCCATGCAGTCGCTCGTCGACGCGCGCCTGAAGATGTTCCTGAGCCTCGCGGAAGAGGACCAGTTGCTCAACGGGAGCGGTGTCGCACCCAACATGCGCGGGATCAACAATCGGCTGGCGCTGGCGGCGGCCGTCGCGCGCGGCGCGGATTCCAACATGGACGCGCTCATGAAACAGATCTCGGCCATCGCGACCAACGCGCTGATTCAGCCCGACGGCTTCGTGATGAACCCGGCGAACTGGCTGACGATCCAGCTCGCCAAAAACGCCAACGGCAACTACATGGGCTCGGGCCCGTGGGCGGGGCCGCAACCGGCGCAGCTGTGGGGCTTGCCCGGCGCGATCACCCCGGCCGAACCGGCGGGAACGTCGCTCGTGGGCGCCTTCGCGACCTGCGCGCAGTTCTTCCGGAAAGGTGGGGTCAAAGCCGCGATGAGCAACAGCCATCTCGACTTCTTCACCACCAACAAGGTCGCGATGCTCGTCGAAGAGCGCGGCGCCTTGTGCGTCTACCGCGAAGCGGCGTTCGGGAAAGTCACCGGCCTGCTCTAG
- a CDS encoding response regulator, which produces MTSPVDRDLIPLLLIEDNANDANLFALTLPPSAFRLVTVTTLAGALAAIRADTFALAILDLGLPDASGLNAVIAVRAVAPDLPLIILSTVVSAEVTRQILAAGAQDVLIKGESRTTLQQRLLLIIERHQFEAANRLAHAAETEALEQERRRISGQVDALKGQLGASHPAVQVQAVDPSVPATTTFQQDLTTAGQRQVNLIWERTQSVIALMVVITTMGAGAYGMVRNLQIPTLMAVAFGTVVGFYFSRTNHAAIGGVGPQPQEKYTGR; this is translated from the coding sequence GTGACCAGCCCGGTCGACCGCGACCTGATTCCGCTGCTGCTCATCGAAGACAACGCCAACGATGCGAACCTGTTCGCGTTGACGCTGCCGCCGAGCGCGTTTCGGCTGGTCACGGTGACGACCCTCGCCGGGGCCCTCGCCGCGATCCGCGCCGATACGTTCGCGCTGGCGATCCTCGATCTCGGGCTCCCCGATGCGTCGGGGCTCAACGCCGTGATCGCGGTCCGCGCCGTGGCGCCGGATCTGCCGCTGATCATTCTCTCCACCGTCGTGAGCGCGGAGGTGACCCGGCAAATTCTCGCGGCGGGCGCGCAAGACGTGCTCATCAAAGGCGAGAGCCGCACGACGTTGCAACAACGGTTGCTGTTGATTATTGAGCGGCACCAATTCGAGGCCGCCAATCGGCTCGCGCACGCGGCGGAGACCGAGGCGCTCGAGCAGGAACGGCGGCGCATCAGTGGGCAAGTCGACGCGCTCAAGGGGCAACTCGGCGCCTCGCACCCGGCCGTGCAAGTGCAGGCCGTCGACCCGTCGGTGCCCGCCACGACGACGTTTCAGCAAGATCTCACGACCGCCGGGCAGCGGCAGGTCAATCTCATTTGGGAGCGGACGCAATCGGTGATCGCCTTGATGGTCGTCATCACCACGATGGGAGCCGGCGCGTACGGGATGGTGCGGAACCTCCAGATTCCCACGCTGATGGCCGTCGCGTTCGGGACCGTGGTGGGGTTTTATTTTTCGCGCACGAATCATGCGGCGATCGGCGGCGTGGGGCCGCAGCCCCAGGAAAAGTACACGGGCCGATGA
- a CDS encoding phage head closure protein, which translates to MSGRTESGTLTKRVGLENPGPAVSDGDGGTTQTWTACSPSPVWASIVPATVRDLEKVVAATVLATVTHLVTMRYHPQVTTQTRVIYGTRIFNVTGVVNSDEDDLETVALCAEVVS; encoded by the coding sequence GTGAGCGGCCGGACGGAGTCTGGGACGTTGACCAAGCGTGTCGGCCTCGAGAATCCGGGCCCGGCGGTGTCCGATGGCGACGGCGGCACGACGCAAACGTGGACGGCGTGTTCACCCTCACCGGTGTGGGCCTCGATCGTGCCAGCGACGGTGCGCGATCTCGAGAAGGTCGTTGCGGCGACGGTGCTGGCGACCGTGACCCATCTCGTGACGATGCGGTATCACCCCCAAGTGACCACGCAAACGCGGGTCATTTACGGGACGCGGATCTTCAACGTCACCGGCGTCGTGAATAGCGACGAGGACGACCTCGAAACCGTCGCGCTTTGCGCCGAGGTGGTGTCCTGA
- a CDS encoding phage portal protein, with amino-acid sequence MRTVAGLQALSTPSPTWQMSGSGAGSLDLYGASPQTYKRIYDTQPNVRIPVDFLARNVAQLGLPVFRRVSDTDRVRLPDHELAQWLDHPNPATTRYRLVEDTVQDYLIYWHAYWLKIRSTPAMGLVRLPAGEMSFSGGLIPTAFIWTSLNGQRREFDASEIVHFGPLDGVSPLETLRRILAEEAAAGAYRQSLWGNAARIEGVIERPVTAPKWTSAQKTDWRRQWQEAYASGGSRPGAVSVLEDGMTFKPIGFSAKDSEFLAARKLTREECASQYHIPLPMVGILDHATYSNVREMRKMLYADCLGPMLEMFQAEIERQMLPDCADHDRIYCEFNIAEKLKGSFEEQAQSLSLAVGKPWMKPNEARALQNLPADDNPASDEIAAQQGGPAAPAAGDPPVPFKPTPKAGADAVDVSPVIQAHRTRQATRLAKLPIAERAAAFTADLDRWNRELAADLSALTGTTNEAYLAASVNDATLMHLELEALHG; translated from the coding sequence GTGCGGACCGTCGCCGGGTTGCAGGCCCTGAGCACGCCGTCGCCCACCTGGCAGATGTCCGGGTCCGGCGCGGGCAGTCTCGACTTGTACGGTGCCTCGCCGCAGACCTACAAGCGGATCTACGACACCCAACCGAACGTCCGTATTCCGGTCGATTTCTTGGCGCGCAACGTGGCCCAGCTCGGGCTGCCGGTGTTCCGGCGGGTGAGCGACACCGACCGCGTGCGCTTGCCCGATCACGAGCTCGCGCAGTGGCTCGATCATCCGAACCCCGCGACGACGCGCTACCGGCTGGTCGAAGACACCGTCCAGGACTATCTGATCTACTGGCACGCGTACTGGCTCAAGATCCGCTCGACACCGGCGATGGGCCTGGTGCGCTTGCCCGCCGGGGAAATGTCATTCAGCGGCGGGCTGATCCCGACCGCCTTCATCTGGACGTCGCTCAACGGGCAGCGCCGCGAGTTCGACGCCTCCGAGATTGTGCATTTCGGGCCGCTCGACGGGGTGTCGCCGCTCGAGACGCTGCGTCGCATCCTCGCCGAAGAGGCGGCCGCCGGCGCCTATCGACAATCCCTGTGGGGCAATGCCGCGCGCATCGAAGGCGTGATCGAACGGCCGGTGACGGCGCCGAAGTGGACGTCGGCGCAAAAGACCGACTGGCGCCGGCAGTGGCAAGAGGCCTACGCGTCCGGCGGGTCGCGGCCGGGCGCGGTCTCTGTCCTCGAAGACGGGATGACCTTCAAGCCGATCGGCTTCAGCGCGAAGGATTCCGAATTTCTCGCGGCGCGCAAGTTGACCCGGGAAGAGTGCGCGAGTCAGTACCACATTCCGCTGCCGATGGTTGGCATCCTCGATCACGCGACGTACAGCAACGTGCGCGAGATGCGCAAGATGCTCTATGCGGACTGCCTCGGGCCGATGCTCGAGATGTTCCAGGCGGAGATTGAGCGGCAGATGCTGCCGGACTGTGCCGACCACGACCGCATCTACTGTGAATTCAACATCGCCGAGAAACTGAAAGGCTCGTTCGAAGAGCAGGCGCAATCGTTGTCGCTGGCGGTCGGCAAACCGTGGATGAAACCGAACGAGGCGCGCGCGCTGCAGAACCTGCCGGCCGACGACAATCCGGCGTCCGACGAGATTGCGGCCCAGCAAGGCGGACCCGCCGCGCCGGCGGCGGGCGATCCCCCGGTCCCGTTCAAACCTACGCCGAAAGCCGGCGCCGACGCGGTGGATGTCTCGCCCGTGATTCAGGCGCACCGTACGCGACAGGCGACCCGGCTGGCCAAGCTTCCGATCGCTGAACGGGCCGCGGCCTTCACTGCCGACCTCGACCGCTGGAATCGGGAACTCGCGGCGGACCTCTCCGCGCTCACGGGCACGACGAACGAAGCCTATCTCGCCGCATCGGTCAACGACGCGACGCTGATGCACCTGGAACTCGAGGCGCTCCATGGGTGA
- a CDS encoding lmo0937 family membrane protein: MDLLLILIVLLFLGWGGGLAIGYTAGGLLHVLLVVAVILVMVRVLQGRSAW, encoded by the coding sequence ATGGATCTGTTGCTCATCCTCATCGTGCTCTTGTTCCTCGGGTGGGGCGGCGGGCTGGCGATCGGCTACACCGCCGGCGGTTTGTTGCACGTGCTGCTCGTGGTGGCCGTGATCCTGGTGATGGTGCGCGTGCTGCAAGGGCGGTCCGCCTGGTGA
- a CDS encoding S49 family peptidase — MGDRYAHILSFALSHPWAIDEDMMPVIAGALARHIAGVSSSAEIQAALVDRKNLPQPRAGSIAIIPVYGVIAPRMNMMSDMSGGTTFEQLTNQLRAAVADKTVKTIVLDVNSPGGSVAGSPEFAAEVMKARAKKPIIAQAQYTMASAAYQLAAACTEIVASPSARVGSVGVFSMHNDLSAALEKLGVKRKYYSAGIGKVDGNETGPPSEEYDARTQASVEAAYSAFVSSVVKGRGQGMTADRVRTDWKAHVYDAPAALANGMIDSIATLDETITRLLTASPDAADRRAALAFASVDATDQELPRAATSQERQAEITWQHALDRQLLELDL, encoded by the coding sequence ATGGGTGATCGCTACGCCCACATCCTCAGCTTCGCGCTGTCGCATCCGTGGGCGATCGACGAAGACATGATGCCCGTGATTGCGGGCGCCCTCGCGCGCCACATCGCCGGCGTGAGCTCGAGCGCAGAGATTCAGGCGGCGCTCGTCGACCGGAAGAACCTTCCGCAGCCGCGCGCCGGCAGCATCGCCATCATCCCGGTCTACGGTGTCATTGCGCCGCGGATGAACATGATGTCCGACATGTCGGGCGGCACGACGTTCGAGCAGCTCACCAATCAGCTGCGCGCGGCCGTCGCCGACAAGACCGTCAAGACCATCGTGCTCGATGTGAACTCGCCGGGCGGCAGCGTCGCCGGCAGTCCCGAGTTCGCCGCGGAAGTTATGAAGGCGCGCGCGAAGAAGCCGATCATCGCGCAAGCGCAATACACGATGGCCTCCGCCGCCTATCAGCTCGCGGCGGCCTGTACGGAAATCGTCGCCTCGCCGTCGGCGCGGGTCGGGTCGGTCGGCGTCTTCTCCATGCACAACGATTTGAGTGCGGCGCTCGAAAAGCTCGGGGTCAAGCGGAAGTACTACTCCGCCGGCATTGGCAAGGTCGATGGCAACGAGACTGGACCGCCGAGCGAGGAGTACGACGCGCGCACGCAGGCCTCCGTCGAAGCCGCGTACAGCGCGTTCGTCTCGAGCGTGGTCAAAGGTCGCGGCCAGGGCATGACCGCCGATCGCGTCCGCACCGACTGGAAAGCGCACGTCTACGACGCACCGGCCGCCCTCGCGAACGGGATGATCGACTCCATCGCCACCCTCGACGAAACCATCACGCGCCTCTTGACGGCGTCCCCGGACGCCGCGGATCGCCGCGCCGCCCTCGCCTTTGCCTCTGTCGATGCCACGGACCAGGAGCTGCCTCGCGCGGCCACGTCCCAGGAGCGTCAGGCGGAGATCACGTGGCAGCACGCGCTCGATCGCCAGCTGCTCGAACTCGACCTCTGA
- a CDS encoding P27 family phage terminase small subunit codes for MAGNKNSGRRPQPTALKVLRGNPGKRKLNPDEPTPPPGDVVKPLTLSTPAAAVWDRLAPMAIAMRTLTSVDGTAFGMLCEVQATLEWAAGRKDPPPRNSGERPSQWVRRSHARLTAAIKIEKDFAPIIRPYYALFGLEPVSRSRIQVPKQHDETPATSKWAGVLK; via the coding sequence ATGGCTGGGAATAAGAACAGCGGCCGCCGGCCCCAACCGACGGCGCTGAAGGTGCTGCGCGGCAACCCGGGCAAGCGAAAACTGAACCCGGACGAGCCGACACCGCCACCGGGCGACGTCGTGAAGCCGCTGACGTTGTCGACGCCGGCGGCCGCGGTGTGGGATCGACTCGCGCCCATGGCGATCGCGATGCGCACGTTGACGTCGGTCGACGGCACGGCATTCGGGATGCTGTGCGAGGTGCAGGCGACGCTGGAATGGGCGGCCGGCCGGAAGGATCCCCCCCCGCGCAACAGCGGCGAGCGGCCGTCGCAGTGGGTGCGCCGGTCGCACGCGCGTTTGACTGCGGCGATCAAGATCGAAAAAGACTTCGCGCCGATCATCCGGCCGTACTACGCGCTGTTCGGGCTCGAGCCGGTGAGTCGCTCGCGGATCCAGGTCCCGAAACAACACGACGAGACGCCGGCGACCAGCAAATGGGCCGGCGTGCTCAAGTGA
- a CDS encoding terminase TerL endonuclease subunit — MTRAEFRTRLKGRRCYIGVDLGSTKDLTATVAIFPDDVGPGFDVLAQFFMPKENMHARVNRDGVPYDQWERGAFLIATPGPVTDYEFVRYHLHGWAAEFQVLEISYDPWNATDLVSRLLQDGLPMIPMRQGFASLTAPTKSLETAILSRRLRHDGHPILRWNIDNIVVELDAAGNYKLSKDLSTEKIDGAAALVNAIDRMDRHTDAPAEDPVLVTA, encoded by the coding sequence ATGACGCGGGCCGAATTTCGCACGCGCCTGAAGGGCCGGCGCTGTTACATCGGCGTGGACCTCGGGTCCACCAAGGATCTCACCGCGACGGTCGCGATCTTCCCGGACGACGTCGGGCCCGGTTTTGACGTGCTGGCGCAGTTCTTCATGCCGAAGGAGAACATGCATGCGCGTGTCAATCGGGACGGGGTCCCATACGACCAGTGGGAACGCGGGGCGTTTCTCATCGCCACGCCGGGCCCGGTCACCGATTACGAATTCGTGCGGTATCACCTCCATGGGTGGGCGGCCGAGTTCCAGGTCCTCGAGATCTCCTACGACCCGTGGAACGCGACCGACCTGGTGTCGCGGCTGCTGCAGGACGGGCTGCCGATGATCCCGATGCGGCAGGGCTTCGCGTCGCTGACGGCGCCGACGAAATCGCTCGAGACGGCCATCCTCTCGAGGCGGCTGCGCCACGATGGCCACCCGATCTTGCGGTGGAACATCGACAACATCGTGGTGGAGCTCGACGCGGCCGGGAACTACAAGCTCTCAAAGGACTTGAGCACGGAAAAGATCGACGGCGCCGCCGCCCTGGTGAACGCGATCGATCGCATGGACCGCCACACCGACGCGCCGGCTGAGGATCCCGTCTTGGTGACCGCATGA